A genome region from Alkalimarinus coralli includes the following:
- the mutM gene encoding bifunctional DNA-formamidopyrimidine glycosylase/DNA-(apurinic or apyrimidinic site) lyase: MPELPEVETTRRGIQPYVENAKICSVVIRDHRLRWPVSDELASLSMALVSKVERRAKYLILHIPEGYIIIHLGMSGSLRVVEPEAPVGKHDHLDLQMNNGKIIRYNDPRRFGSVLWVENWKEHRLFSTLGPEPLEQAFDTEHLFKQAAGKKTNIKQFIMDNKNVVGVGNIYANEALFLSRIHPKRPAGKISKARMGKLVKHIKETLALAITQGGTTLKDFVGGDGKPGYFQQQLSVYGRGGQPCITCKTTLKEIRLGQRSTVYCPKCQH; this comes from the coding sequence TTGCCCGAGCTACCAGAAGTTGAAACCACCCGGCGAGGGATTCAGCCCTATGTCGAGAATGCAAAAATTTGCTCAGTTGTTATAAGAGATCATCGCTTACGCTGGCCTGTTTCAGACGAGCTGGCATCTTTGTCTATGGCGTTGGTGAGCAAGGTGGAGCGCAGAGCAAAATACCTTATACTCCACATTCCCGAGGGGTATATCATTATTCATCTGGGAATGTCAGGCAGCTTGCGAGTGGTTGAACCTGAGGCCCCCGTCGGCAAGCATGACCATCTTGATCTGCAAATGAACAACGGAAAAATCATCAGATATAACGACCCTAGACGTTTTGGCTCTGTTCTATGGGTCGAAAACTGGAAGGAGCACCGTCTATTTTCGACGCTGGGCCCTGAACCGCTGGAGCAAGCGTTTGATACTGAGCACCTGTTTAAACAAGCCGCTGGGAAAAAGACCAATATCAAGCAGTTTATTATGGATAACAAAAATGTTGTGGGCGTAGGTAATATTTACGCCAATGAGGCACTGTTTTTAAGCCGAATCCACCCTAAGCGACCTGCAGGCAAAATCTCGAAGGCGAGAATGGGCAAGCTCGTCAAACACATTAAAGAGACCCTGGCTCTGGCAATAACCCAAGGCGGTACCACACTAAAAGATTTTGTAGGGGGTGACGGCAAGCCAGGCTATTTTCAACAACAACTAAGCGTATATGGCCGAGGAGGACAACCCTGCATTACCTGTAAAACAACACTAAAAGAGATTCGACTTGGACAGAGATCGACTGTTTATTGTCCGAAATGCCAACACTAA
- the cysQ gene encoding 3'(2'),5'-bisphosphate nucleotidase CysQ, translating to MNDNNRALMDMLPRLLDIAEQAGEAILQVYNEAGEIEVDTKGDDSPVTKADHAAHHVIEKALSELTPDIPQLSEEGTIPSFEERSMWGQYWLIDPLDGTKEFINRNGEYTVNIALVDKHHPVLGVVYVPVKKVFYYGVKGQGSWKRTDAGEVSIAASKVHDSGRVRVVASRRHGAEAVEKMIAEAEKAFGGVDKVSMGSSLKICMLADGSADWYPRLALTSEWDTAAAQAVLEAAGGVIYDDKFNPLECNRKDSMLNPFFHAVADDGYDWKSLVDRALG from the coding sequence AACAGGCGGGCGAAGCGATATTGCAGGTCTACAATGAAGCAGGGGAGATCGAAGTTGACACCAAAGGCGATGATTCACCAGTAACCAAGGCAGACCACGCTGCACATCATGTTATTGAGAAGGCTTTGAGCGAACTGACGCCGGATATTCCTCAGCTTTCAGAAGAGGGGACTATTCCTTCGTTTGAAGAGCGCTCCATGTGGGGGCAGTACTGGTTGATCGACCCGTTGGATGGAACCAAGGAGTTTATTAACCGAAATGGTGAGTATACGGTTAATATCGCGCTGGTTGATAAGCATCACCCTGTGTTGGGCGTGGTGTATGTTCCGGTGAAGAAAGTGTTTTATTACGGTGTTAAAGGGCAAGGAAGTTGGAAAAGAACTGATGCCGGTGAAGTATCAATTGCGGCCAGTAAAGTCCATGATTCCGGGCGGGTCAGAGTCGTTGCGAGCAGAAGGCATGGGGCTGAAGCGGTCGAGAAAATGATTGCTGAGGCTGAGAAGGCGTTCGGTGGCGTCGATAAAGTGAGCATGGGGAGTTCGCTGAAAATATGTATGCTTGCTGATGGTTCGGCAGACTGGTATCCGCGACTTGCGCTCACATCTGAGTGGGATACGGCTGCCGCCCAGGCGGTTTTAGAGGCCGCTGGAGGCGTGATTTATGACGACAAATTTAATCCGCTTGAATGCAATCGTAAAGATTCAATGCTGAATCCGTTTTTTCATGCTGTAGCCGATGACGGTTATGACTGGAAGTCGTTGGTAGACCGTGCGCTAGGCTAA
- a CDS encoding hydantoinase/oxoprolinase family protein — MVRSLNSCRHEKLEKQFMGIDTGGTFTDFVLLSGEQISIHKVLSTPDDPSVAILQGIRELGLAEAAQQGRLVIVHGSTVATNAALERKGVKTVYVANKGLKDVLTLARQNRPELYNLTPDPIEPPVPEELCLEVDCRIDALGNELKSLQDKDIQRLVDAVQALNPESVAINLLFSFLDSRHEKRIEAAFAERYFVSRSSFVLPEYKEYERGIATWLNAWLGPKVDRYLERLVSELHGCSVAMMQSSGGTVDAAQASKRTVNLLLSGPAGGLAATRYIGEMIGESRFITFDMGGTSTDVALIDGDIRLTNEGRIGDWPVAVPMVDMHTIGAGGGSLGWVDGGGMLQVGPESAGAKPGPACYRAGGQRPTVTDANLLLGKLRPDAFLGGSMALDIGAAESAIRPLAEVMGMDVRDAASGIIRVANEHMNRALRAISVQRGYDPSLFRLCCFGGAGGLHVCALADGMGMKKAIIPVYGGVLSAFGMLVAPHERQLSHSSIQLLSESDEASLIAAFDEMANRGRLELEAEGIDAADITVGYSVDLRYLGQSFTLNLAWSSPEQLIEQFHQLHKQRYGHGMKRPVEMVNLRVAVSAPGQHFDMPSPSEPSASDIERVVIEHVVIAGYEERVPVYPRTELGVNKSYLGPLLIVEQVSTTMVEAGWQVTCDRFGNLLLDKIED, encoded by the coding sequence GTGGTTCGATCTTTGAATAGCTGTCGGCATGAGAAACTCGAAAAGCAGTTTATGGGAATTGATACTGGAGGAACGTTTACAGATTTCGTTTTACTGTCTGGTGAGCAAATTTCTATCCATAAAGTTCTGTCGACGCCTGATGACCCCTCTGTGGCTATTTTGCAGGGTATTAGGGAGCTAGGGCTTGCGGAAGCAGCGCAGCAAGGTCGACTGGTCATTGTTCACGGCAGTACTGTCGCAACGAATGCTGCACTGGAACGGAAAGGTGTAAAAACTGTTTATGTTGCAAATAAAGGGCTGAAGGATGTCTTAACGCTCGCACGCCAGAATAGGCCTGAGCTGTATAACTTGACGCCTGACCCGATAGAGCCGCCCGTGCCTGAAGAGCTGTGCCTGGAGGTTGATTGCCGTATTGATGCCCTGGGTAATGAGCTGAAGAGTTTGCAGGATAAAGATATACAGCGGTTGGTTGACGCAGTGCAAGCGCTTAACCCTGAATCAGTTGCGATTAATCTGCTGTTCTCATTTTTAGATAGCCGTCATGAGAAGCGTATAGAAGCTGCATTTGCAGAGCGTTATTTCGTTTCTCGTTCGTCATTTGTTCTTCCTGAGTATAAAGAGTATGAGCGAGGCATAGCTACCTGGTTGAATGCCTGGCTGGGGCCTAAGGTTGACCGCTACCTTGAACGGCTGGTATCTGAACTGCATGGTTGTTCGGTTGCCATGATGCAATCATCTGGCGGCACGGTGGATGCAGCTCAAGCATCAAAACGCACCGTTAATTTGCTTTTATCCGGGCCTGCTGGAGGTTTGGCTGCGACACGTTATATCGGCGAGATGATCGGTGAGTCTCGTTTTATCACCTTTGATATGGGGGGAACCTCAACCGATGTCGCATTAATTGATGGCGATATCCGGTTAACCAATGAAGGCCGTATTGGAGACTGGCCTGTTGCTGTGCCAATGGTCGATATGCATACCATCGGTGCGGGAGGCGGCTCTCTCGGCTGGGTTGATGGTGGGGGCATGCTTCAAGTGGGGCCTGAGTCTGCCGGGGCTAAACCCGGGCCTGCCTGCTACAGGGCGGGAGGCCAACGGCCGACAGTTACAGACGCAAACCTGCTGCTGGGCAAGCTCAGGCCTGATGCTTTTCTGGGTGGGAGCATGGCGTTAGATATAGGCGCAGCAGAAAGTGCAATAAGGCCTTTGGCTGAGGTTATGGGGATGGACGTTCGAGACGCGGCTTCAGGGATTATTCGGGTCGCAAATGAACATATGAATAGAGCGCTAAGGGCTATTTCGGTTCAGCGCGGATATGACCCTTCTCTATTCCGTTTGTGTTGCTTTGGTGGGGCTGGCGGTCTTCATGTCTGTGCGCTGGCAGACGGGATGGGGATGAAGAAAGCGATTATCCCCGTTTATGGAGGGGTGCTATCTGCGTTCGGAATGCTGGTTGCGCCCCATGAGCGACAGCTCTCCCATAGTAGTATTCAGCTATTAAGTGAGTCTGATGAAGCGTCGCTTATTGCGGCCTTTGATGAAATGGCTAACAGGGGGAGATTAGAGCTTGAAGCAGAAGGCATCGATGCAGCCGATATCACGGTTGGGTATTCGGTCGACCTGCGCTATCTTGGCCAGAGCTTTACCTTGAACCTGGCGTGGAGTTCACCGGAGCAGTTAATTGAACAGTTTCATCAGCTGCATAAACAACGTTATGGTCACGGTATGAAAAGACCAGTGGAAATGGTGAATCTTCGGGTTGCGGTGAGCGCTCCCGGGCAGCACTTTGATATGCCTTCCCCGTCTGAACCGTCGGCATCTGATATTGAGCGTGTAGTTATTGAGCATGTAGTTATTGCGGGTTATGAAGAGCGGGTCCCCGTGTATCCCAGAACGGAGCTTGGCGTGAATAAATCCTATCTCGGGCCGCTGTTAATCGTCGAGCAAGTCTCCACTACGATGGTGGAAGCAGGGTGGCAGGTCACGTGTGACAGGTTTGGGAACTTACTGCTTGATAAAATAGAAGATTAA
- the rsmD gene encoding 16S rRNA (guanine(966)-N(2))-methyltransferase RsmD has translation MATRRTQPRNNKARKSGEKSSTLRIIGGLWRSRRLTFSAAEGLRPTTDRVRETLFNWIAPVLPGANCLDLFAGSGALGLEALSREASSATFIDQSPIATQSLKNNLQLLKAQNATVLNTDAVKWLSTAAPEASYHIVFVDPPFRCGLVQQCIDYLQEDSILCKGAYIYIEIEKEAARPSTPEHWHLHREKEAGQVRYMLFICED, from the coding sequence ATGGCCACCCGAAGAACTCAGCCACGCAACAACAAAGCACGTAAAAGCGGAGAAAAGAGCAGTACGCTAAGGATTATTGGAGGGCTATGGAGAAGTCGCCGGCTAACGTTTTCTGCGGCCGAAGGACTAAGACCGACCACAGACAGGGTAAGGGAAACACTTTTTAACTGGATAGCCCCCGTTTTGCCGGGCGCAAACTGCCTGGATTTATTTGCAGGAAGTGGAGCGCTGGGCCTCGAGGCGTTGTCAAGAGAGGCAAGTTCAGCCACTTTTATCGACCAGTCACCTATCGCAACACAGTCGCTGAAAAATAATCTACAACTGCTAAAAGCGCAGAATGCGACGGTATTAAACACCGATGCCGTTAAATGGCTTAGCACAGCCGCGCCAGAAGCGTCTTATCATATCGTATTTGTAGATCCGCCGTTTCGCTGTGGACTGGTTCAGCAGTGTATAGACTACCTTCAGGAAGACTCAATTCTTTGCAAAGGGGCCTATATCTACATTGAAATAGAAAAAGAAGCGGCACGACCCTCAACGCCTGAACACTGGCATTTACATCGGGAAAAAGAAGCAGGACAAGTACGCTACATGCTGTTTATTTGTGAAGATTAG
- the ftsX gene encoding permease-like cell division protein FtsX — MMEPGKRGKGASPMRAQPSKSSTSSHSRGGATLKGRASNREKNKRKNNPKAEGTGAKTSRKEGSFDSYVANHRKIAKESLRRLMKQPVSSLMTWAVIGIALSLPVGLSVLLANVQQLSSGWDGSAQITLFLKMDVSDKNASNLALELSARPTIAQADFISRSSALDEFKTLSGFGEVLNYLDENPLPHVIVVKPAKSLATVQQTNDLQQRLSEIKLVEKAQLDLQWVQRLHTMTELIQRGVWALAFLLALAVLLVIGNTIRLAIENRRDEIVVVKLVGATDGFVRRPFLYTGLWYGLGGGLIAFCLVQITLFWLDSPISELARLYYSSFSLSGLDLESTLFLLTTSMLLGWCGAWVAVRRHLGAIEPS; from the coding sequence ATGATGGAGCCTGGTAAGAGAGGTAAAGGGGCAAGTCCTATGCGCGCTCAGCCGTCTAAGAGCTCCACATCATCACATTCAAGAGGTGGAGCCACGTTAAAGGGACGCGCCAGTAACAGAGAAAAAAATAAGCGGAAGAATAATCCTAAGGCAGAAGGCACCGGGGCCAAAACAAGCAGGAAAGAAGGCTCATTTGATAGCTATGTTGCCAATCACCGAAAGATTGCGAAAGAGAGCCTTCGACGCTTAATGAAGCAGCCTGTATCCAGCCTTATGACCTGGGCCGTTATCGGTATAGCGTTATCATTACCAGTCGGTTTATCGGTGCTACTGGCCAATGTACAGCAGTTAAGCAGTGGCTGGGATGGCTCGGCGCAGATTACGTTGTTTTTAAAGATGGATGTCAGCGACAAAAATGCGTCTAACTTGGCACTGGAGTTGTCGGCGCGCCCCACTATTGCACAGGCAGACTTCATTAGTCGGAGTAGCGCACTGGATGAATTTAAAACACTGTCCGGCTTTGGGGAGGTTTTGAATTATCTGGATGAGAATCCATTGCCTCATGTGATCGTGGTCAAACCGGCCAAGTCACTGGCCACTGTTCAGCAAACGAATGATCTTCAGCAGCGCTTGTCAGAGATAAAACTGGTCGAGAAAGCGCAGCTTGACCTTCAGTGGGTTCAACGATTACACACCATGACCGAGTTGATTCAGCGAGGCGTATGGGCGCTGGCTTTCTTACTGGCGTTGGCTGTACTCTTGGTGATTGGCAACACGATTAGGCTGGCGATAGAAAATCGCAGAGATGAAATAGTGGTGGTTAAGCTGGTGGGGGCCACTGATGGCTTCGTTCGTAGACCCTTTTTGTACACTGGTTTATGGTATGGCTTGGGCGGCGGGCTGATTGCTTTTTGTCTGGTGCAGATTACGTTGTTCTGGCTTGATTCACCCATAAGTGAATTAGCTCGTCTTTATTACAGTTCATTTAGTTTGTCAGGCCTGGATCTAGAGTCTACACTTTTTTTGCTGACCACCAGCATGTTGCTTGGCTGGTGCGGTGCCTGGGTTGCTGTTAGACGGCACTTGGGAGCAATTGAACCCAGCTAA
- the ftsE gene encoding cell division ATP-binding protein FtsE — translation MINFDNISKRYEGGHEALSQVSFHLRRGDMAFLTGHSGAGKSTLLKLIMLMERPSQGQLIVGGQNVNRIPRRQIPYFRRHIGVVFQDHHLLFDRTVYDNVALPLEITGMPQREIGRRVRAALDKVGLLSKEKLNPIQLSGGEQQRVGIARAVVNKPSLLLADEPTGNLDPDLSSDIMNLFEQFNQVGVTVLIASHDLALIANLKHRVLELSAGQLVENPRIEAGLSAESAPDELSSQEFGEDDGAW, via the coding sequence ATGATTAATTTTGACAACATTAGTAAGCGTTATGAAGGCGGGCATGAGGCCCTGTCTCAGGTCAGTTTCCACCTAAGGCGTGGCGATATGGCTTTTTTGACAGGGCATTCAGGAGCGGGGAAAAGTACTCTGCTCAAGTTGATTATGTTAATGGAGCGGCCCAGCCAAGGGCAGCTCATTGTGGGTGGGCAAAACGTAAATCGCATCCCTCGCCGCCAAATTCCCTATTTTAGGCGCCATATTGGCGTCGTCTTTCAGGATCACCATTTATTATTTGACCGCACGGTATATGACAATGTGGCGTTGCCGCTAGAAATTACTGGAATGCCGCAGCGCGAGATTGGTCGCAGGGTCAGAGCTGCGCTGGATAAAGTCGGGTTACTGAGCAAAGAAAAACTTAATCCGATTCAGTTATCAGGAGGAGAGCAGCAGCGCGTGGGGATTGCGCGCGCGGTGGTTAATAAACCGTCACTGTTATTGGCGGATGAGCCAACGGGTAACCTGGACCCCGACCTCTCGTCGGATATTATGAATTTGTTCGAGCAGTTTAATCAGGTCGGGGTTACTGTGTTGATTGCGAGTCACGACCTTGCTCTGATCGCTAACCTCAAGCATCGAGTATTGGAGCTTAGTGCTGGCCAGTTGGTCGAAAATCCTAGAATCGAGGCGGGTTTGAGTGCTGAATCCGCCCCGGATGAACTATCGAGCCAGGAGTTTGGAGAAGATGATGGAGCCTGGTAA
- the ftsY gene encoding signal recognition particle-docking protein FtsY, which produces MDTANLIALAVLTVLVLFWVIDYYTLKSRRPTPKKVEQRPLGQERTGAIKAASLKASAEVGGPKDSDVAVAEPVAQEQVVPEAVVPEVVAPETKAPEAAVPEIAVSEPVNFFSRIKSGLSRTRSTLSDGLASLFLGQKTINEDLLEEIETLLLSADVGVEATTQIISSLTEKVERKQLSDPAALHEMLQQELTALLANSSEPLSVDNNGQPFVILMVGVNGVGKTTTIGKLAKRFQQQGKSVMLAAGDTFRAAAVEQLQVWGERNDVPVVAQHTGADSASVIFDAVQSAQAKGVDVVIADTAGRLQNKDNLMAELEKVVRVMQKLDGAAPHEVMLVLDAGTGQNALSQAQLFKQAVGVTGITLTKLDGTAKGGIIFAIGKQLGLPIRFIGVGEQIDDLRPFESSEFVKALFEN; this is translated from the coding sequence ATGGATACGGCAAATTTAATTGCATTAGCGGTACTGACCGTTTTGGTTCTTTTTTGGGTTATCGATTATTACACACTCAAGAGTCGTCGTCCCACGCCGAAAAAAGTAGAGCAGCGGCCTCTTGGCCAGGAGAGAACCGGGGCGATTAAGGCGGCCAGCCTGAAGGCAAGTGCCGAAGTTGGAGGGCCCAAAGACTCTGACGTCGCCGTGGCTGAGCCCGTTGCACAGGAGCAGGTTGTACCAGAAGCCGTTGTACCAGAAGTCGTTGCACCAGAAACAAAGGCCCCAGAAGCCGCTGTCCCAGAAATAGCGGTATCAGAACCTGTTAACTTTTTTTCGCGTATCAAAAGTGGTTTAAGCCGAACCCGGTCAACGCTGTCTGATGGCTTGGCCAGTTTGTTCCTGGGGCAAAAGACCATAAATGAAGACTTACTGGAAGAGATTGAAACGCTACTTTTATCTGCTGATGTGGGGGTTGAGGCGACGACTCAGATTATCTCCTCGCTAACTGAAAAAGTCGAACGAAAGCAGCTTTCAGACCCCGCGGCACTTCATGAAATGTTGCAACAGGAGCTGACCGCGCTTTTGGCCAACAGCAGCGAGCCTCTATCTGTTGATAATAATGGTCAGCCTTTTGTTATTTTAATGGTGGGCGTCAATGGCGTAGGTAAGACAACGACTATCGGTAAGCTTGCTAAGCGTTTTCAGCAGCAAGGTAAGTCGGTTATGCTGGCAGCAGGGGATACGTTTCGCGCTGCCGCAGTAGAGCAGCTACAGGTGTGGGGTGAGAGAAATGATGTGCCAGTCGTGGCGCAACACACCGGGGCAGATAGTGCCTCAGTTATTTTTGATGCGGTGCAGTCTGCTCAAGCTAAAGGTGTGGATGTGGTTATCGCTGACACCGCCGGACGTCTTCAAAACAAAGACAATTTAATGGCTGAGCTCGAAAAAGTGGTTCGTGTCATGCAAAAGCTCGATGGAGCAGCGCCTCATGAGGTGATGCTTGTGCTTGATGCGGGCACCGGCCAGAACGCCTTGAGCCAGGCGCAGTTGTTCAAGCAGGCAGTGGGTGTGACAGGCATAACGTTGACTAAGCTCGATGGTACCGCAAAAGGCGGTATCATCTTTGCCATCGGCAAGCAGTTGGGGCTGCCTATTCGATTTATCGGTGTCGGAGAGCAAATTGATGACCTGCGACCCTTTGAGTCATCCGAGTTTGTAAAAGCCCTGTTTGAGAACTAG
- the djlA gene encoding co-chaperone DjlA: MSWWGKAIGGAFGFMLGGPLGALLGATLGHGFDKGLSGIEVLGADSGWQGGDQERVQAAFFTATFSVMGHLAKADGRVTEDEIQLARQTMANMQLDEDQRRAAIALFNNGKQDDFPLEEILEQLRQECHRRVNLIQMFLEIQISTALADGDLHPAEQRVLLTVAERLGISRNHFERLLAMVVAQQRFSRRSGHSDAPIARESLTEAYQLLGVTPEASDAEIKKSYRRLMSQHHPDKLVSKGLPEEMMKIATEKTREIKAAYDVIKASRKKA; this comes from the coding sequence ATGAGTTGGTGGGGGAAAGCAATTGGCGGTGCGTTTGGATTTATGCTTGGAGGGCCTTTAGGCGCGCTGCTAGGGGCAACTCTGGGGCATGGTTTTGATAAAGGGCTCTCGGGCATAGAGGTGTTGGGAGCCGACTCGGGTTGGCAGGGTGGAGATCAGGAGCGTGTTCAAGCCGCATTTTTCACCGCTACGTTCTCGGTCATGGGGCACCTTGCAAAGGCTGATGGCCGCGTAACCGAAGATGAAATCCAGCTTGCGCGGCAGACGATGGCAAACATGCAGCTTGATGAAGATCAGCGGCGCGCGGCAATCGCATTGTTTAATAACGGAAAACAAGATGACTTTCCGTTGGAAGAAATTCTTGAGCAGCTTAGGCAGGAATGCCATCGCAGGGTTAACCTGATTCAAATGTTTTTAGAGATACAGATCTCTACTGCATTGGCTGATGGGGATTTGCACCCCGCTGAACAAAGGGTGCTGCTCACGGTTGCTGAGCGCTTAGGGATTTCCCGCAATCATTTCGAGCGGTTGCTGGCAATGGTTGTTGCTCAGCAGCGGTTCTCCCGTAGAAGCGGGCACAGTGATGCGCCCATTGCGCGAGAGTCTCTCACAGAGGCATATCAGTTGTTAGGGGTTACGCCTGAAGCCAGTGATGCGGAAATCAAGAAATCCTACAGAAGGCTGATGAGTCAGCATCATCCGGACAAGTTGGTATCGAAAGGGCTGCCTGAGGAAATGATGAAGATTGCTACTGAGAAAACCCGAGAAATTAAAGCCGCCTACGATGTAATAAAGGCCTCGCGAAAAAAGGCTTAA
- the rpoH gene encoding RNA polymerase sigma factor RpoH, translating to MGTSLLPVDMLSPGGNLESYMQAVNSIPVLSVEEERKLTASLHDEEDLEAARHLVMSHLRFVVYIAKSYSGYGLAQADLIQEGNVGLMKAVKRFNPEFGVRLVSFAVHWIKAEIHEFILRNWRIVKVATTKAQRKLFFNLRSAKKRLAWLSHDEVKAVAADLGVEPKVVREMEGRLSSQDAAFDGGMGDDDDSAYQAPAHYLEDHSHDPAKRIEQEDWTEDSNARLTSAISTLDERSQDILTQRWLSEGKATLHDLADKYGVSAERIRQLEKNAMKKVRVLMEA from the coding sequence ATGGGTACCAGCTTACTGCCAGTAGATATGCTTTCACCAGGGGGTAACCTTGAGTCGTATATGCAGGCCGTTAATAGCATTCCCGTGTTGTCAGTTGAAGAAGAGCGCAAACTGACCGCTAGCTTGCATGATGAAGAAGACTTGGAGGCCGCTCGCCACCTGGTTATGTCACATCTTCGCTTTGTTGTGTATATCGCAAAAAGTTATTCCGGGTATGGGTTGGCTCAGGCTGACCTAATACAAGAAGGTAATGTCGGCTTGATGAAGGCCGTTAAACGCTTTAACCCAGAGTTTGGCGTGCGTTTGGTTTCGTTTGCTGTGCACTGGATTAAAGCCGAAATACATGAGTTTATACTGCGCAACTGGAGAATTGTTAAAGTTGCGACAACCAAGGCGCAGAGAAAGCTGTTTTTTAATCTTCGAAGTGCCAAAAAGCGCTTGGCATGGTTAAGCCACGACGAAGTCAAGGCTGTTGCCGCAGACTTGGGGGTCGAACCTAAAGTGGTTCGAGAGATGGAAGGCCGTTTAAGTTCTCAGGACGCTGCATTTGATGGCGGAATGGGTGATGACGATGATTCGGCTTATCAGGCGCCTGCCCACTATTTGGAAGATCACAGCCATGATCCTGCTAAGCGCATAGAGCAAGAAGACTGGACTGAAGATTCCAATGCCCGGCTGACCTCGGCGATAAGTACGCTGGACGAGCGTAGCCAGGATATCTTAACACAGCGTTGGTTGTCTGAAGGAAAGGCGACCCTGCATGATTTGGCTGATAAATACGGTGTTTCTGCTGAGCGAATTCGCCAGCTGGAAAAAAATGCCATGAAGAAAGTCAGAGTGTTAATGGAAGCCTGA